CGGACCATCATATCATTCATACTTTCACCCCTAGCTGGATCGATCAATGGCAAAAACTGCCACCCCAAGAATATCAACAGAAAAAAGAGGCCGCTGCTCATCGTCTCATCGAGCGCCTGAAAAAACTCTTTCCCAAACTAGATACAGGATTAGATTATATCGAAATTGGCACGGCCCGCACCCATCGCCGCTTTTTGAATAGAATCGATGGCAGTTACGGCCCAATACCGCGAAGAAAACTGTTAGGCTTGTTAGGAATGCCCTTTAATCGCACAGCTATTCCTAATCTCTATTGTGTGGGAGATAGTACCTTCCCCGGTCAAGGATTAAATGCGGTGGCCTTTTCTGGTTTTGCTTGCAGTCATCGTCTAGCGGTAGATCTGGGTTTACCCCGTCCCAGAGATTAAAAGCTGAAAATCAGGATTTTTACCGGCGAATTCGCAAACGGGAAGAGAATAATTGACAGCGTTTCTCAGATAGATGAGCTGCATTTTGGCGACTGGAATTTTTACTTCGGCAAGGTTTAATTTATACTTCACCTTGAAGAGAAATGCTGTAGATCGGTTTTGCTGAAAGCGCGGGCAGCTTATTTTAGAGGAATTACTCACCAATGCAGCCAATAAAAACTGATAACTGATAACTGATAACTGATAACTGATAACTGATAACTGATGCTTACTCCCTTTGATTCCCCGAAATCTTTACATTGGCAGCAAAGCTTGCGAGCGCCGATTATTCGTCAATTGGAGATATTTAGCTTTACAATGCAGTTTTTGACTTTTTTGCTCTGGGATCGTTTAACGGGGGCTAATGGGGGCAAAAAACGGCAAAGGAGAGCGAAATGGTTAGTAGATCGCCTCATGAATTTGGGACCAACTTTTATTAAAATTGGACAATCTTTATCGACGCGAGCAGATTTAATTCCGCTCGAATATATCGAACAATTAAGCAAATTACAGGATCGAGTTCCCGAATTTAATAGTCAAGAAGCGATCCGAGTTATTGAAACAGAATTAGGACAAACCCTAGATAATTTATTTGCCAGTTTTACCGTATCTCCCCTCGCTTGTGCCAGTTTAGGACAAGTGCATCGAGCGCGTTTATTAAGTGGGGAAGAAGTCGTTATTAAGGTACAAAGACCGAATCTAGAAAGACTATTTAATCTCGATTTTGAATTGTTGCATCGTCTCACCCGTTGGTTAAATATTTTCCCCGTGGTAAAAAAATATAATTTAGAAGCTATCTATCAAGAATTCTTTGAGCTACTCTTTCAAGAAATCGATTATATTCATGAGGGCAAAAATGCTGATCGCTTTCGGGAAAATTTTAAGAATTATCCCCAGGTAAAAGTCCCTTTAGTTTACTGGCAATATACCACCCGCAAGGTATTAACTTTGGAGTATGTGCCGGGGATTAAAGTGGATGATCGAGAGACTTTACTAGCTAATGGTATCAACGTAGATGGGATTATTCAACTGGGGATCTGTTCCTATCTCAAACAACTATTACAGGATGGTTTTTTCCAATCGGATCCCCATCCGGGTAATATGGCAGTTAGTCAGGAAGGGGAGTTAATTTTCTACGATTTCGGCACGATGTTCGAGTTAAAGTCAGTCGCTAAAGATCAAATGATCGAAACCTTTTTCGCTATCTTGAGAAAGGATACGGAAACAGTCTTAAAAACCTTGATCTATATGGGGTTAATTGAACCCGTTAGAGAGCTGCAACCTGTGCGAAATATCCTGGAGTTTCTCCTAGATGAATTTCGCGATAAACCAGTAGATGTGAGGGCCTTTGAACAAATTAGCGATCAAGTGTATTTAATGTTTAAACAGCAACCTTTTCGCTTACCTCCCCAAATGACTTTTATTATTAAATCTGTCACCACTTTGGATGGGATTGCCCGCTCTTTAGATCCCCAGTATAATTTATTAGCGGCTAGTCAACCTTTTGTGAAAAGTCTAGCGGTATCGGGAGGAACTACCAACACTATGCTTACCCTAGCTAATCAAGCTCGCGCTTTTCTTAAACAACAATGGCAAAAAGGTAATAAAAACGAGAGAATGATCCGTCAATTAGAGGAAAAGATTGAGCGAGGAAATTTAGTTTTTCAAGTTAAGTCACGCGAAAATGAACGACTTCTGACAATAATTTATCTGGGAATTAAAGTATTAATTAATGTCTGTTTGTTGGGATTTAGTCTTATCTCAGCCATATTTTTACTAGACACTAACTATAGTAAACTAGCCATTATTCCCTTTAGTTTAGCGGGGTTATTTGGTTTATTTTTTCTGCGTTCTTCCCTGGCTTTATTGATTCAGGAAAAATTAGATAAAATCGTAAAAAAATAAATAATTATTATCTTGATTAAGTAAGTGGTTATAATTAAATATCTAATTGCTGGTGTGGTTACAAGTTCCCCCGATTCCCTAGAAGCAAATTTATTTAAGGAAACGGTTAAAGTAATTATACTAAATCCGTTGAGTATATGCTACATATCAGGAGAGGCAAGAGGCAGAAGGCAAGAGGCAAAAGGGGGAATAAATAATCAGTTTTTAATAACCGAATTTAGTATTAGCTGGTAAATCTAGCACTTTCTAGAGAATCTAGAGGCTGCATCTCAGTTTTGTCTGAGATGCAGCCAGATAACTGCTATCTCACTTTTTAGCATAGAGTCCCGTGGGAATATTTTCTTCATCCTCCACTTCTGTCTGCGCCACATAATAGAATTTTAGTTCATCGAGCATATCAGTGATTGCTCTTTCTACAGCAATTCTTATTCTTAATCTTCGGGTGTGGGGATCGTGATATTTCTCTGCCAAAGTTTTGAAACTGCGCGGCAGAAGTTCGATAGCATTATTCATAACTCGATCGATTTTAATCTCCGAGCGATATTTGCGAAAACAAGCAGGTAAATTACTTAATTGTTCCTGTACTTCTGCTATCACTAATTGCTCGATCAAATTGAGATAAGGTTGGTTCATGAAATAAGTTTTTAGCGATCAAAAACTGACTCGATCTTAATACCGATCGACCAAAAATAGGGTGATATTATCCCGTCTCAATGGTGATTTAAATCACTGTTTGATCCAAGCTGATGGCCAAATACCGCCAATTTCGAGGCCAGCTAGATGACTAGAGGCATTTATAATGGTTTTACCACGACTATCAGCCAATTTTATCGATAATTTACCTTTGAGGGTATCTTGACAAGCAAAACAGAGACCTTTTTCCGTGGGTACACGCACGCGATCGGGAGGATGATCACTGATCCCGATTAAGACAATGGTATAATCCTCGTTGGTTGCCCTCATTTCCCAGTATCCCCAGGGTTGCACTGTCCAAGTTAGTTGAGAATTCCAGATATCAAACTTATAAAAGCGATTTTGGCAGTGAATACCGATAATTCCCACCGATTCCGTCCAGCTGAGAACTTTCCGGGTAGCACCCACTGCGGTTAAGGTTAAATCGGGATTTTCAGGGAAAGCATTACAATTAATCCAAAACCACTTTTCGGGGAAAGAATAGCCCCAATTTTTCTCGCTATAAAAAGGTACATTCTCAAATGGGTAATTTTTTCCCCGATAGGTAATCATTCCCGTTGCTAAACCATGAGCAGTTAAAATCTGCCAACCTGGATCAAAAATCGGTAAATAAGATAATATTCCTGCTGTTGCTTGGGGTGGACGCTGTTTATCTCCCCAAGTGTACCTAGTTTCAACGCAATAATCCCATTGACAGATTTCTCCAGTGACGGGATCATAAATTCGTCCTTGCTGCTGGTGTGCCGTTGCTTGATAACCCTCTTGAATAGACTCAAAAAAATCTGACGGGGAAAGCAGACAGGGACGGGTTTTTAACTTAGTTTTTCCCCAATGGATAATGGCTAATTCCTGACGACTTGCCCAAAATTTATCCGTATCGGGAAAAGTGCGACAAAGATAATTAGATTCTATGGCTAAAATTTGCACTGCTCCGCCGCTATTGACTTGACCGCCCCTTGGGTCTTGAATAGAATACATAAAGGCGAATCCGTCGGCTAATTGCGGAATCATGACTCGGAAGTACCAACCTTCAAAGAATCGGGGAGTGATACCATCCCAATGGTAGCCAGAATGAGGGGGTTGTGAAGACATCTATGGGTTTATCTTTAGGTATTGATTTTGGCACATCGGGAGCGCGAGCGATTGCTATTGATTCTAGCAAAAATATCGTCGCTGAGGTTCATTATCCTTTAACTAATGCCAATTTTCAGGATTGGCAAAAGGCCCTATTTTATTTATTGGATAATCTAGGGGATTCGGTGCGTTCAGAACTTAAATCGATCGCGATTAATGGTACTTCCTCGACGGTGTTATTATGTGATAATTGGGGTAATCCTCTTTCTGAGGCCATATTATACAATGACGGGCGAGGAATTGCCTTTTTAGAAGCAATTAAAGCTATAGCACCCCCTCACCATCCCGTGATTAGTGCTACCTCCAGTTTAGCTAAATTATTTTGGTGGAGTCAGCAAGAAATTTTTTCCCAAGCGCGTTATTTTCTCTCGCAAGCGGATTGGTTAGCATTTCTGTTGCACGGTAAACTGGGAATTAGTGATTATCACAATGCCTTAAAGTTAGGTTATGATCTCGAAAATCTCTGTTATCCCCATTGGTTAGAGAATTTACCGATGTTTAATTTATTACCGCAAATTTTTGCTCCGGGTACAGCGATAGATACTATTAAACTAGATTTAGTGACTCGTTTTGCTATCCCGAAAGATTGTTTAATTTATACGGGAACCACCGACAGTATAGCGGCATTTTTAGCCAGTGGTGCTAATTCTTTAGGGGCTGCAGTGACATCTTTAGGTTCAACTTTAGTTTTAAAATTATTAAGTAGCCAGAGAGTTGATGATAGTAACTATGGCATCTATAGTCATCGCTTAGGAAATTTGTGGTTAACCGGTGGGGCATCGAATACGGGAGGAGCGGTGTTAAAGAAGTTTTTTTCTGATCAAGAATTGAGAAATTATAGTTTAGCAATAGATGGAGAAAAAGAAAGTAATTTAGATTATTATCCCCTCCTAAAAGCGGGCGAGCGCTTTCCCATTAATGATCCTTTTTTACCCGCAAAACTGACTCCCCGACCCGATAATCCTCTAGAATTTTTACATGGTTTACTAGAAAGTATTGCCCGCATTGAAGCTTTAGGTTATCAGCGTTTACAGGAATTGGGGGCCAATAAATTAGAGCGAGTTTATAGTGCCGGTGGTGGGGCAAAAAATCCGACTTGGAGAATAATTCGTCAGCGTCATTTAGGGGTTCCCGTGCTGTTATCTCAACAGGAGCAAGCTGCCTACGGTACTGCCTTATTAGCACAGCAATCGGTTACGCTCTTGAAATAGTCTCATAGGTAGGATTTGCGGCAAAAAGTTTGTTGGTGGGGTTAGGAGTTAGGAGTCGGTCGTCAGGAGATAGGAGTTAGGAGATTATTTTATTTATTCTCCCCACACCCCACACCCCACACCCCACACCCCACACCCTTGGTTAATTAACCATAATAGGGTGGCTCATTACCCGGTTTCCATTTGATATTACAGCCTAAACTGGGTTTTTGGTCTGTCGGCACCGGTTGGCCGGTTAAAACCTTGTCAATAGCGGCCCGGAGATCTTTGCCTGTCACCGGTACGCCATTACTAGGACGACTATCATCCAATTGACCGCGATACACTAGGATGCGCTGACTATCAAAGAGGAAAAAATCGGGAGTACAGGCTGCCGTGTAAGCTTTCGCCACTTCTTGGCTTTCGTCATAGCATAAATTGAATTTAAAGTCAAGAGTTATCGCCATTTTTTTCAAATTTTCGGGCGAATCATCGGGATATTTCTCCACGTCATTAGAACTAATGGCTAGGATGCCCAGATTGGTGTTAGCATAATCGCGACCTAGACGGGTAAGTTCTTCTTGAATGTGTTTAACAAAGGGACAATGTTCACAGAGGAAGATGACTAACAGAGCGGTTTTAGCCGCAAAGCTGTCCAGAGAAATAGTTTCACCCGAAACCACATCGGGTAAGGCAAAACTGGGAGCTTTTGTCCCCAGATCTAACATTGTGGACTCGGTGCGTGCCATAAAGTTTCTACTCTTTTGTATAGGGAGGACTGAGATTTTTATAGCATTTCATGCTTCATCGCGCAAATTTAAGCCTTAGACACCATCAGTAAACAGTTAACAGTAAACTGATAACTGTTTACTGATAACTGCCATAACCTACTGAAACTAATTTGACCAATTTTCGATCACACGCTGACTTTGACGAGCAATAACTAAAGCGTTATCGGGGACATTTTTAGTGATAGTTGAACCGGCAGCCACGGTGACATTTTTTCCTAATTCTAGAGGAGCTACTAGAACACTATTTGCCCCAGTTTTTGTGCCACTGCCGATCAGAGTTTTGTGTTTTTTCACCCCATCGTAATTAGCAGTAATTGTTCCCGCACCCACGTTAACTTTTTCCCCTAAAGTGGCATCTCCCAGATAGGATAAATGGGCAATATTGGTTTTATTGCCGATGTCACTTTTTTTAATTTCAACAAAATTACCGACTCGACAATTAGCCCCAATTTTCGCTTCTCCACGCAAATGAGCGTAGGGACCAATACGACAACCAGAATCCACCTGACTATCAGAAATAACCGAAAATAAGACCGTCACATCGCTGCCTATGCGACTATTTTCGATTAAACTCCCCGGACCTATACGACAACCAGAAGCGATTATCGTCTCACCGCGCAGATGGGTTTGGGGTTCAATAATCACATCGGCACTGAGAGTGACAGTATCCTCAATGGTGACACTATCGGGGTCAATTATGGTGACTCCGGCGGCCATCCAATCATCTTTGACTCTAGTTTGCAGGATATCATAGGCGGCGGCCAATTGTTTGCGATCGTTAATGCCGCTAATTTCTAAACAGTCCTCCACATCCACAGCCATGACAGGATCGAGAAAATTGACCACATCCGTGAGGTAATATTCACCCTGATCGTTATTGGGCGTTAAATTAGGCAGTATCGCCGCTAATTTTGACCAATTAAAGCAGTATATACCCCCATTAACCCGGTGGTTTTGTCTTTGGCCATCGGTACAGTCTCTTTCTTCCACAATCTGCTTAACGAGATTATTGCCATCACAAAAAACTCGACCGTAACCTTTCGGGTTAGGGAGGTTAGCAGTTAAGAGGGTGGCAGCGTTACCATGGTTTTTATGAATCTGGAGAAGATTTTGCAAGGTTTCGGGACGCAACAGGGGAACATCGCCATTTAAGACCAACAAATCCCCCTGAAAGTCCTCTAAATGGGGGATTAACTGCTGAATAGCATGGCCAGTGCCTAACTGTTCCTTTTGTTCGACAAATTCGATATCCTCAAGATGCTGTAGCGTATTTCGCACCTGTTCTCCCTGATAACCGATAATCACCAGTTTTCGCCTGGGATGTAAGGATTCGCTGACATTAAGGACCCGTTCCACTAGCGATCGACTGCCGAGGGGATGTAAAACTTTTGGAAGGCTGGACTTCATTCGGGTTCCCTTACCCGCCGCTAAAATTGCTACCGCTACCATGGTCATGCTTGCCAATATCGTTCGCGACTGAGTATATCGCACTCCGATCCCTTTGGTTGCAAGAATTTTTCCCCTCTTTCATCCTGTGCCAGTTGAGAAACTACCATAAAAAGGTTTTCTTTAAGACATTGTTAAGGTACTATATACAAATTGAAACAATTGAACATAATTAGCCCTCTATAGATACCACTATGACAACTGTGCTAACTAAGGAATCCTCCGCCATGAAACAGATTCGCACCACCTACCAAGCTGACCAACAGGTTAAATATCTCCATTTAGAAGCGGAAATCGAGGTACTGCTGCAACAACTGCAAAACCTCAAGCGCAAAAACCAAGAGAATCAAAACCTAAATTAAAGAAAATTTCCCTAAGAATTCTCAAATCCCACCCTCTGATCAGCGAGAAGGTGGGAAAATGTTTTTTGAGAATTCCAGATAGGTGTAGATTAATGATCAATTTTGCCTTACAGCAAGCCTTCGCCCGTCGTCATGCCCTGAAAGTGATCAGTGGGTTAAATAATTTCGATCGCTCGCAGGTTCTCTCAGTAGTTAAAGCCGCTACAGCCGGAGGAGCAACTTTTGTCGATATTGCCGCTAATGCTGACCTAATTCGGGCGGTAAAAGCCTTGACAAATTTGCCCGTCTGTGTATCAGCCGTCGAGCCAGAATTGTTGGTGATGGCAGTGGACGCGGGAGCCGATTTAATTGAGATCGGTAATTTCGATAGTTTTTATGCCCAAGGACGCATTTTTGAGGCGGCGGAAGTTTTAGCCCTCACCCGTCAAACTCGCGACCTACTGCCCGAAATTACCCTGTCTGTGACAGTTCCCCATCTCCTACCCCTCGATCAACAGGTAAGACTAGCAGAAGCTCTAGTTAGTCAGGGTGCCGATATTATTCAAACCGAAGGCGGCACTAGCAGTCAACCCCGTCACGCCGGTATTTTGGGACTGATTGAAAAAGCCGCCCCGACTTTAGCGGCAGCCCACGCTATTTCTCATGCGGTTAAAGTTCCCGTCCTCTGCGCTTCCGGTTTATCCAGCGTTACCGCCCCTATGGCGATCGCTGCTGGAGCGGCCGGCATCGGTGTGGGTTCGGCGATCAATCAATTGGATAATGAAGTGGCCATGGTGGCAGCCGTGCGCGGTTTAGTCGAATCTCTGCAAGCACAACCGGTCCATATTGCCAACTAGAACAATTTTTGTCTAGATACGACGGAGAAGGGGCCGTTTTCCCTTCTCTTTTTCCCACTGATTACTGCTCACTGAAAAGCCCCCCATCCCCATCAACTGTGGTAAAATGCGCTATGGCTCAAAACATTAGAGATAGAAGCACTCCACCATGATTCGAGATATCTTCATGCCCGCGCTCAGTTCCACCATGACCGAAGGAAAAATAGTTTCTTGGGTGAAGTCCCCCGGGGAAAAAGTCAGCAAAGGGGAAACGGTGTTAGTGGTCGAATCCGACAAAGCCGACATGGACGTGGAATCGTTTTATGATGGCTATCTCGCTGTAATTTTAGTCGAAGCTGGCCAGGAAGCACCCGTGGGGGAAGCGATCGCCTATATTGCCGAAACTGAAGAGGAAATTGAACTGGCCAAAGCTCAGGGAAAAACCGCCGCAGCCGCCCCTAGCAAGCCCGTAGAGACCCCAGAAATCGCTCCGCCTCCCGTTTCGATCCCCGTCGCCGCCGTTAAAGATAATGGCCGTTTAGTCGCCTCTCCCAGGGCCAAAAAACTGGCTAAAGAATTAAAGGTAGATATGAAAACCCTAGTGGGTAGCGGCCCCCACGGACGAATTACCGCCGAAGACGTAGAAAAAGCGACAGGAAAAGTCAGCACCGCCCCCGCTCCCGTCATTACTCCCCCGCAACCCGTCAGCGTCCCTGTAGCGGCTCCTAAAGCCCCGATTCCAACCAGCGCCCCAGTCGGACGGACTGTTCCCCTCACCACTCTGCAAAAAGCCGTCGCTCAGAATATGTCGGTTAGCCTACAGGTTCCCACCTTCCAAGTGGGCTACACTATCACCACCGACCCACTGGATCAACTCTATCAACAGCTAAAATCCAAGGGTGTCACCATGACGGCCCTGTTAGCAAAAGCGGTAGCCAACACCCTCGCTAAACATCCGATCGTTAATGCCAGCTATAGCGACGCAGGAATCCAATACCACGGAGCGATTAACGTGTCCGTAGCCGTAGCTATGCCTGGTGGTGGCTTAATTACGCCGGTTTTGCGCTCTGCGGACCAGATGGATATCTATTCCCTCTCCCGCAGTTGGAAGGATTTAGTCGATCGCGCCCGCAGTAAACAACTGCAACCAGAAGAATACAATAGCGGTACTTTTACCATTTCTAATCTGGGAATGTTCGGAGTCGATCGCTTTACCGCTATCTTACCCCCCAACCAAGGCGCGATCCTAGCCGTGGGCGCTTCCCGTCCCCAAATCGTCGTCAATAAAGATGGTTTATTCGGAGTGCAAAAACAGATGACGGTTAATCTCACCAGTGACCACCGAGTCATCTACGGGGCCGATGCGGCCTCCTTCCTGCAAGACTTGGCTAAACTGATCGAAACCGAGGTGCAGTCTTTAACTATGTAATCAGAATCTAGACAGCAGGAGCCTAGGGAGTTTCTCTCTAGCTCCTGTTTTGTTGTTACTAAAAAAATGTAAGGAATTAGCTAAAATGGGTTTAACCCTATCTATCACCCCAAACTATCGCCCAAACAAGGCCAAAAAAAGTGTTAATCTCAGGGAACTTTAAGATCTAAGCTAATATCGGTAAATTAACCCCCGATCTCGCCCTATATATTAAGCCTACAATAATTCGTATTCCCACGACCTAACGCCTACCCATAGGAAAAAATGATCACAGAGAATAGTCGCTTACGTTCAGAATTTTTAAATACACAGGTTATCACTCGCAATACAGGCAAAAAACTCGGCGTTGTTAAAGATATCCTAGTAGATATCGATCAACGAGAAGTGGTTGCCCTGGGACTCCGCGATAATATCCTCTCCCTGTCGGGAATGCCTCAATATATGTATTTATCGAGTATCAGTCAGACGGGAGACGTGGTTCTCGTTGAAGATGATAACGTCTTGGAATCCGTCGATATCGATGCTTATACTCCCTTAATCGGTAGTGACGTGATCACGGAAACCGGCGAACCTTTAGGCAAAGTCCGCGATTATCAATTTGATCCCCTTAGTGGTCAATTACATTCCATTATCATCGCTTCCCTGGGATTGCCTCTGATCCCCGAACAATTGATCAGTACCTACGAAATTTCTATCGAAGAAGTGGTTAGCAGCGGTCCGAATCGCTTAATCGTCTTTGAAGGGGCCGAGGAACGTCTCACCCAAGTTAGTGTGGGAGTTTTGGAACGTTTGGGTATTGGTCGTCCCCCCTGGGAAAGAGAAGAGGAAGAAGCTTATTATACCCCCGCTGCTCGTCCAGAAAATCAGTTAGGTACGGGCATTCCCCTCCGCACCCCCGTGGAGGCCGCTAAACCCGTTGAAGAACGCTGGAGTGAAGACGAATGGGAAAAAGAACCCCTGCGCGCCACTCCCCCACCGCAAAAACGGGCCGAAGCTCGTTATTATGAGGAAGAATACGAGGAAGAAGAAGATAACTGGGGAGAAGCTCGCTCAGAACGCGCAGAAAGCT
This portion of the Microcystis aeruginosa NIES-2549 genome encodes:
- a CDS encoding ABC1 kinase family protein is translated as MLTPFDSPKSLHWQQSLRAPIIRQLEIFSFTMQFLTFLLWDRLTGANGGKKRQRRAKWLVDRLMNLGPTFIKIGQSLSTRADLIPLEYIEQLSKLQDRVPEFNSQEAIRVIETELGQTLDNLFASFTVSPLACASLGQVHRARLLSGEEVVIKVQRPNLERLFNLDFELLHRLTRWLNIFPVVKKYNLEAIYQEFFELLFQEIDYIHEGKNADRFRENFKNYPQVKVPLVYWQYTTRKVLTLEYVPGIKVDDRETLLANGINVDGIIQLGICSYLKQLLQDGFFQSDPHPGNMAVSQEGELIFYDFGTMFELKSVAKDQMIETFFAILRKDTETVLKTLIYMGLIEPVRELQPVRNILEFLLDEFRDKPVDVRAFEQISDQVYLMFKQQPFRLPPQMTFIIKSVTTLDGIARSLDPQYNLLAASQPFVKSLAVSGGTTNTMLTLANQARAFLKQQWQKGNKNERMIRQLEEKIERGNLVFQVKSRENERLLTIIYLGIKVLINVCLLGFSLISAIFLLDTNYSKLAIIPFSLAGLFGLFFLRSSLALLIQEKLDKIVKK
- a CDS encoding tocopherol cyclase family protein; amino-acid sequence: MSSQPPHSGYHWDGITPRFFEGWYFRVMIPQLADGFAFMYSIQDPRGGQVNSGGAVQILAIESNYLCRTFPDTDKFWASRQELAIIHWGKTKLKTRPCLLSPSDFFESIQEGYQATAHQQQGRIYDPVTGEICQWDYCVETRYTWGDKQRPPQATAGILSYLPIFDPGWQILTAHGLATGMITYRGKNYPFENVPFYSEKNWGYSFPEKWFWINCNAFPENPDLTLTAVGATRKVLSWTESVGIIGIHCQNRFYKFDIWNSQLTWTVQPWGYWEMRATNEDYTIVLIGISDHPPDRVRVPTEKGLCFACQDTLKGKLSIKLADSRGKTIINASSHLAGLEIGGIWPSAWIKQ
- a CDS encoding FGGY-family carbohydrate kinase, translated to MGLSLGIDFGTSGARAIAIDSSKNIVAEVHYPLTNANFQDWQKALFYLLDNLGDSVRSELKSIAINGTSSTVLLCDNWGNPLSEAILYNDGRGIAFLEAIKAIAPPHHPVISATSSLAKLFWWSQQEIFSQARYFLSQADWLAFLLHGKLGISDYHNALKLGYDLENLCYPHWLENLPMFNLLPQIFAPGTAIDTIKLDLVTRFAIPKDCLIYTGTTDSIAAFLASGANSLGAAVTSLGSTLVLKLLSSQRVDDSNYGIYSHRLGNLWLTGGASNTGGAVLKKFFSDQELRNYSLAIDGEKESNLDYYPLLKAGERFPINDPFLPAKLTPRPDNPLEFLHGLLESIARIEALGYQRLQELGANKLERVYSAGGGAKNPTWRIIRQRHLGVPVLLSQQEQAAYGTALLAQQSVTLLK
- a CDS encoding thioredoxin family protein, producing MARTESTMLDLGTKAPSFALPDVVSGETISLDSFAAKTALLVIFLCEHCPFVKHIQEELTRLGRDYANTNLGILAISSNDVEKYPDDSPENLKKMAITLDFKFNLCYDESQEVAKAYTAACTPDFFLFDSQRILVYRGQLDDSRPSNGVPVTGKDLRAAIDKVLTGQPVPTDQKPSLGCNIKWKPGNEPPYYG
- the glmU gene encoding bifunctional UDP-N-acetylglucosamine diphosphorylase/glucosamine-1-phosphate N-acetyltransferase GlmU, with translation MVAVAILAAGKGTRMKSSLPKVLHPLGSRSLVERVLNVSESLHPRRKLVIIGYQGEQVRNTLQHLEDIEFVEQKEQLGTGHAIQQLIPHLEDFQGDLLVLNGDVPLLRPETLQNLLQIHKNHGNAATLLTANLPNPKGYGRVFCDGNNLVKQIVEERDCTDGQRQNHRVNGGIYCFNWSKLAAILPNLTPNNDQGEYYLTDVVNFLDPVMAVDVEDCLEISGINDRKQLAAAYDILQTRVKDDWMAAGVTIIDPDSVTIEDTVTLSADVIIEPQTHLRGETIIASGCRIGPGSLIENSRIGSDVTVLFSVISDSQVDSGCRIGPYAHLRGEAKIGANCRVGNFVEIKKSDIGNKTNIAHLSYLGDATLGEKVNVGAGTITANYDGVKKHKTLIGSGTKTGANSVLVAPLELGKNVTVAAGSTITKNVPDNALVIARQSQRVIENWSN
- a CDS encoding DUF561 domain-containing protein codes for the protein MINFALQQAFARRHALKVISGLNNFDRSQVLSVVKAATAGGATFVDIAANADLIRAVKALTNLPVCVSAVEPELLVMAVDAGADLIEIGNFDSFYAQGRIFEAAEVLALTRQTRDLLPEITLSVTVPHLLPLDQQVRLAEALVSQGADIIQTEGGTSSQPRHAGILGLIEKAAPTLAAAHAISHAVKVPVLCASGLSSVTAPMAIAAGAAGIGVGSAINQLDNEVAMVAAVRGLVESLQAQPVHIAN
- a CDS encoding dihydrolipoamide acetyltransferase family protein, with translation MIRDIFMPALSSTMTEGKIVSWVKSPGEKVSKGETVLVVESDKADMDVESFYDGYLAVILVEAGQEAPVGEAIAYIAETEEEIELAKAQGKTAAAAPSKPVETPEIAPPPVSIPVAAVKDNGRLVASPRAKKLAKELKVDMKTLVGSGPHGRITAEDVEKATGKVSTAPAPVITPPQPVSVPVAAPKAPIPTSAPVGRTVPLTTLQKAVAQNMSVSLQVPTFQVGYTITTDPLDQLYQQLKSKGVTMTALLAKAVANTLAKHPIVNASYSDAGIQYHGAINVSVAVAMPGGGLITPVLRSADQMDIYSLSRSWKDLVDRARSKQLQPEEYNSGTFTISNLGMFGVDRFTAILPPNQGAILAVGASRPQIVVNKDGLFGVQKQMTVNLTSDHRVIYGADAASFLQDLAKLIETEVQSLTM
- a CDS encoding PRC-barrel domain-containing protein, which translates into the protein MITENSRLRSEFLNTQVITRNTGKKLGVVKDILVDIDQREVVALGLRDNILSLSGMPQYMYLSSISQTGDVVLVEDDNVLESVDIDAYTPLIGSDVITETGEPLGKVRDYQFDPLSGQLHSIIIASLGLPLIPEQLISTYEISIEEVVSSGPNRLIVFEGAEERLTQVSVGVLERLGIGRPPWEREEEEAYYTPAARPENQLGTGIPLRTPVEAAKPVEERWSEDEWEKEPLRATPPPQKRAEARYYEEEYEEEEDNWGEARSERAESFSRPQYDDYEDKAEDDMWDDDLEPDYNPPRINITEKKKERIPEYEDG